Proteins encoded in a region of the Lujinxingia vulgaris genome:
- a CDS encoding ABC1 kinase family protein, with protein MSENKGPVSRSKRFARLATMTAQVASNYTRERVSSVFRNEEANEQARQATNLANGELIAKTLGDLKGAVMKIGQMASAGSDLLPKELSEPLKALQKDAPPMPYEVIAEQIERELGQPPELLFKSFEKEPFASASIGQVHRAVTDDGRDVVVKVQYPGVDEACDSDLKQLKFVLKLTGINRNHRRAFDALFEEISDRLHEELDYCNEADNVRLFAELHKDDDYIVVPQVVGERSSQRVLTLTFEGGDRLEELAAYPQETRDQIGERLYRMSLSQIFRHRAVHADPNPGNYAFRPDGTIVLYDFGCVKHVSEDVARDFADIIAAGMNEDYDAMEDAMVRIGARQVDGPPVPQDFYVAWREDMMTPCVKEHIYDFASADLHERAPKRLRASIKYINSFQPPVQIAYLNRVVGGYYDHLRTFTPRVPWRDLVADYVFEVSSLERKTAW; from the coding sequence ATGTCTGAAAATAAAGGCCCCGTCTCCCGCTCCAAACGCTTCGCGCGCCTGGCCACGATGACCGCCCAGGTCGCCTCGAACTACACCCGCGAGCGCGTCTCCTCGGTGTTTCGCAACGAGGAGGCCAACGAACAGGCCCGCCAGGCCACCAACCTCGCCAATGGCGAGCTCATCGCCAAAACGTTAGGCGACCTTAAGGGGGCGGTGATGAAGATCGGCCAGATGGCCTCGGCCGGCTCCGATCTTCTGCCCAAAGAGCTCTCCGAGCCTCTAAAAGCGCTGCAAAAAGACGCCCCGCCGATGCCCTACGAGGTCATCGCCGAGCAGATCGAGCGCGAGCTGGGCCAACCTCCCGAGCTTCTTTTTAAGAGCTTTGAGAAAGAACCTTTTGCCTCGGCCTCGATCGGCCAGGTCCACCGCGCGGTCACCGACGATGGCCGCGATGTCGTGGTCAAAGTCCAGTACCCGGGCGTCGATGAGGCCTGCGACTCCGACTTAAAGCAGCTCAAATTTGTCCTGAAACTGACCGGCATCAACCGCAACCACCGCCGTGCTTTCGATGCGCTTTTTGAGGAGATCAGCGACCGCCTCCACGAAGAGCTCGACTACTGCAACGAGGCCGATAACGTGCGCCTCTTCGCCGAGCTACATAAAGACGACGACTACATCGTGGTCCCGCAGGTCGTCGGCGAACGCAGCTCGCAGCGCGTGCTCACCCTGACCTTTGAGGGCGGCGACCGCCTCGAAGAGCTCGCGGCCTACCCGCAGGAAACACGCGACCAGATTGGCGAGCGCCTCTACCGGATGTCCCTCTCCCAGATCTTCCGCCACCGCGCGGTGCACGCCGACCCCAACCCGGGCAACTACGCCTTTCGCCCCGACGGCACGATCGTGCTCTACGACTTCGGCTGCGTAAAACACGTCTCCGAAGACGTCGCCCGCGACTTTGCCGACATCATCGCCGCCGGCATGAACGAAGACTACGACGCGATGGAAGACGCCATGGTGCGCATCGGCGCCCGCCAGGTCGATGGCCCCCCGGTCCCGCAGGATTTTTACGTGGCCTGGCGCGAAGACATGATGACCCCCTGCGTCAAAGAACATATCTACGACTTCGCCAGCGCCGACCTGCACGAGCGCGCCCCGAAGCGTCTGCGCGCCTCCATCAAATACATCAACAGCTTCCAGCCACCGGTGCAGATCGCGTATCTCAACCGCGTCGTCGGCGGCTACTACGACCACCTGCGCACCTTCACCCCGCGGGTACCCTGGCGCGATCTCGTGGCGGATTACGTCTTTGAGGTCTCCTCGCTGGAGCGAAAGACGGCCTGGTGA